The bacterium DNA segment GGCCGAGGTAGAATATAAAGATAAATCTTCACCCTCCATTTACGTCCGATTTCCTTTGAAAGAGGCCGTAGGAGGAGCGGAAGCCGATGTCCTTATCTGGACAACCACCCCCTGGACCCTGCCGGCTAATGTGGCTATTGCTCTCCACCCGGCCTTTACGTATGCCCTGGTCGAAACGGATGGCCGCAGATTAATAATAGCTGAGGCCCGGGTCAAACCCGTAATGGAGGAGATGGGCCTCAAGGATTATCAAATCAGACAGACTATGTCCGGTAGTGAACTGGAAGGGAAAGAAGCCCTTCACCCCTTTATGAAGAGGGATTCCCGGATTATCCTGGGTGAATACGTGACGATGGATCAAGGGAGCGGGTGTGTCCATATCGCCCCGGGACACGGCCTGGATGACTATGAGGCCGGCCTGGCTTACCACCTGCCCATCATTACCCCAGTGGATGATAAGGGCTGCTTTACCTCCGAGGCAGGAGAATTTGCCGGTCAGGAGGTCTTTTCAGCCAACAGGGCCATTATTAAGCGTTTAACTGATGATGGTTATTTGCTTTACGCCACGGCTATCATCCACTCCTATCCGCACTGCTGGCGGTGCAAAAGGCCCATTGTCTTCAGGGCTACCAGGCAGTGGTTTATTGACTTAGAGAAAAATGATCTTCGAGCTAAGGCGCTGGAGGAAACCCGGCGGGTGAAATGGATCCCGGTCTGGGGGGAGAGCAGGTTCTACAATACTATCAGGAGTAGACCTGATTGGTGCATCTCCAGACAAAGGGCCTGGGGTGTGCCTATCCCGGCTTTTCACTGCTCAAGTTGTGGGAACCACCTGCTCCTGCCGGAAACTATCGAAAAGATAAAAGAAAAAGTCGCTCAAGAAGGCATTGAGGTGTGGTTTTCAGAAGACTTGACCGAGCTTATCCCCCCCGAGACTTCGTGCAGTGCCTGCGGTGGGCAGGAATTTGTCCAGGAGACCGATATCCTGGATGTCTGGTTTGAATCAGGGGTGAGCCACTTAGCTGTTTTCAGCCCTGATTCCGGCCTCCCCTGGCCGGCAGACCTATACCTGGAGGGAAGTGACCAGCATCGTGGCTGGTTTCAATCTTCAATGCTGACCTCGGTCGGCATAGGCAAGTCGGCCCCTTACCGAGTGGTGCTCACTCACGGCTTTATGTTGGATGAAAAAGGGAAGGCCATGAGCAAATCAGAAGGTAATGTCATCTCTCCAGAGGAGATTATTAGCCGCTACGGAGCCGATGTCTTACGGCTCTGGGTGGCCTCGGAGGATTATCGAGAGGATGTCCGTCTGGGAGAAGAGATCCTCAAGAGAATGATTGATGCCTACCGGAAGATTCGCAACACCTGTCGATTTATCCTGGGCAATCTTTATGATTTTGATCCTGATCGAGACATGGTTGAAATTGATTCTATGTTGGAGATAGACAGATGGATCTTGCACCGGTTGGCTAATTTTATCCAGCAGTGTCAAAAGGCTTACGAAGACTTTGAATTTCACCGGCTGTATCACGCCCTGAATAATTTCTGTGTAGTTGATCTTTCTTCGCTTTATTTAGATATTATCAAAGACAGGCTTTATACCTATCCAGCCGATTCCAAAGGGCGTCGAGCCGCCCAAACCGCTATGTATGAAGTTTTGACCGGTCTGACCTCCTTGATGGCCCCGGTACTTAGTTTCACGGCTGAAGAGGTCTGGCAGCATCTGCCTCCGCAGAAGGATAGACCCGCCAGTGTTCATTTAAGCCGGATGCCGTCAGTGAAGGAAAAATATGTCACTGAAGAATTAGCCAAAAGATGGGAAAAGATTTTCAAGATAAGGGAAGAGGTCTCCCGTGGCATGGAAGAAGCCAGAAGAGCGGGAATAATCGGCAATTCCCTGGAAGCCAGGGTGACTTTAAGTGTGCCTGAGACTGAAGCTGAGCTTTTAGCCGCCTATGAAAAACAGTTGCCGGCTATATTTATTGTCTCTCAGGTTGAACTTAAGGCGGCGGAGAAGATAGAGGTAAAGGTAACCAAGGCTGAAGGGGTAAAATGTGAGCGTTGTTGGAACTACAGTCCAACCGTAGGTGAAGATAAACAGCACCCGGGCTTATGCGCCCGGTGCCTAAAAGTTATCATAACCGTTTAGCCACAGATGCACACAGATGAAACACGGAAAATCCGTGAGCCGTGTCCGTGATTCGGGTCTGTCCTTAGGCTGTAGGGACAACCCTTGTGGTTGTCCGTCTACGGAACGGACAGGGATAAGCACGGACATGGACAAGCCCTGTCCCTACAATTCCGCCTTCTGCCCTGTGTTACTTATCGGTGTTAATCCGTGTGTGCAGCTATACCTGAACGGTTACAAGTTATAATAGCCTGACTGCTCAGCCACCAAGCCACAAAGACACGGTGTCTTGGTGTCTGAGTACTCCAAAGTGGAAGTTGAGGTGAAATTATATGGAAGTAAGGCAGCATCAAAAGAAATTGGAAGAGATGAGGGCGGATCTGGCGGATAAGATTCGTCGGCTGGAAAAGGAGGAGATGCGTTGCTCTTGTCGTGAATCAACCGGAGATTTGTCCGGGTATTCTCAACATATGGCGGAGACGGCGGCGGCCTCCTTTGAACAGGAAAGGCGAATTGGTTTAATCTCGAGAGAGACGGATATCCTTTACGAAATTGATGAGGCCCTCTATCGGATCAGAGATGGTAAATTCGGGATATGCGAAGGATGCGGAGAAGAGATAAATTCTCACCGACTGGAAGCCGTTCCCTACGCCAGGTTTTGTATTGAATGTCAAAAAAAGATGGAGTCTAATCGGCGGTAAAGTCGGGGGACGTGCCCGTTATCCGTGTCTGGAAAAGAAAAGTAACCGTTCAGCACATGATGCTGGATGCTCGATCCTCGATGCTCGATCCTCGATGCTGGTAAAGGATCCAGTATCCAGGATCGAGCATCGAGCATCGAGTTTGTGTCTTTGTGGCTGAACACTTACAAAAAAACGGACACGAGCCACGGACACGGCCAATGGAGATAGGTTGAGCCTTGATCTTACATTTAGTTACTATTGTCATTGCTGGTTCGGTCATTATTTTAGATCAGATAACGAAAGCGATTATTTCTACCCGGCTGGAGCCAGGTAAGAGTATCTTTATCCTGAAAGACTATGTGGCGCTATCTTATGTCACTAATCCAGGGGGCGCCTTTGGTATCCTTGGAAAGTGGGGAGGATTCTTTACCGTCTTTAGCATAGGGATTATTGTCCTCATTATTATCTTGTTAAAGGGTCTCCCCCGATCCAATCACTGGCTCAGGGTGGCTTTTGGATTAATTTTGGGAGGAGCCGGCGGAAATCTGATTGATCGGCTTAGAATAGGGGAGGTAATCGATTTTATTGATATGGGGGTTGGTTATTGGCGCTGGCCGGCCTTTAATCTGGCGGACACCTGTATTTGCTTGGGAGTAGGGATGGCGGCGTATCATTTATACAGGGCCCAGAGCCCAGAAGATAGCTAATACATTAGGAGGCACTCGATGGCTAACAGTATGACCGGCTTTGGTCAGGGTGGGAATGAATATCTCTTCTGCGAGATAAGATCTTTAAACCATAAGTTTTGTGAAATAGGGGTTAAATTGCCACTCCAGTTGAATATCCTTGAAGGTAAGGTTCGAGATTACATCAAGCAGAAGATTGCTCGGGGCAGAATCTCTGTCTTTATCAGAACCGAACCTTCCTTGGAAATAGGTAAGGAAGTGGCAGTCAATCTTGAGGTAGCCAGGGCTTATCTTAATGCCAGCCACCAATTATCTGCTGCGCTCCATCTGGAAAACGACGTGAAGGCCTCTTATCTATTAAGCATGAATGATGTGGTCACCACTCGAAAGGCTGAAATTGATCTTGATTCTATCTGGGAAGGGCTTAAGGACGTGATAGATACGGCCCTCGCTTTACTTCTTGAAATGAAGGCTATCGAGGGAAAAGAATTACAACGGGATATAACTGAGAGGGTGGAAGTAATGGAAAAGATGACCACCGCCATAAATGACCTGGCTCCAGAGGTGGTAGATGAATATCGGGAAAAACTTAGTCAACGACTTTCTGTGATTATGCCTGATCAAGCATTAGATGAAACCAGGTTAGCTATGGAGGTGGCCATTTTTGCCGATAAATCCGATATCACCGAAGAAGTGGTCAGACTTTCAAGCCATCTTAAACAGATGAAAGAAGTTTTAACTATAAAAGGCCCTATCGGACGCCAATTAGAATTTTTGTCTCAGGAAGTAGCCAGAGAGGTAAATACTATCTCTGCCAAGACGTCAAACTTGAAAATAACCCAACTTACCCTCAAGATGAAAAATGAACTGGAGAAAGTAAGAGAACAACTCCAGAATGTAGAATAGATTGGTAAGTGGTCATCGGTGCTCGGTGATCGGTGATAACCGGTAACCGCTTTCTACTCACCGATAACCTGATAACCGATTAAAGGAGGTCTAAGATGATGAAGCTGATCAACATTGGTTTCGGAAACGTGGTGGCTGGCTCCCGGGTGATAGCCATTGTTTCTCCTGAATCAGCCCCTATTAAGAGGATCAAGGAGGAGGCCAGAGATGAGGGGAGGCTAATCGATGCTACCTATGGTCGCCGCACCAGGGCAATTATTATTACTGATTCCAACCATGTTATCCTATCAGCCGTTCAGCCGGAGACTATGGCTCAAAGACTGGCCAGTGATTAAATATGACTAATCTCCTTCTGGTTATTTCCGCTCCCTCAGGGACAGGAAAAACCACTATTTGTGATCGACTTGTTTCTTCCTGTCCTGATTTAGCTTATTCTATTTCTTTCACTACCAGGTCACCCCGAGCTGGTGAAATAGAAGGTAAACATTACCAGTTTGTCTCGGAGGAAGGATTTAAGACCTTGATCAGGCAGGGTGAATTTGTGGAATGGGCTATGGTGCATGGGAATTATTACGGGACTCCCAGAGGTCCTTTGGAAGAATCTTTAGCCAAAGGTAAAACCCTGGTTATGGATATAGATGTTCAGGGGGGTATTCAGATAAAAGAAAAGTACAAAGAATCGGTCCTGATATTCATTATACCTCCTTCTCTGGAAGAACTTAAGCTACGGCTTAACCGTCGTAAAACCGAGGATAAAGAAACAATTACCAAACGCCTTCGTGGAGCTCAAGAAGAGTTAAAGTATGCTTCCTGTTATGATTACTGTCTTATTAACCACCAGATTGATGAAACAGTGAACCAGCTAAAAGCAATTATTGCAGCCGAAAAATGCAGGGTGAAACGGATGAGTTTTGATGTCTTCTGGCTATTAGAAAATAATGACTACTTAGGTAGATAGGCTGAAGGCTTTTAGGGACAGTCTTCAGTCTTCAGCCTTCAGTCTAAACAACCTGAGTAGTTACGAAAGGGGTTAAGATAAAAGGTATGGATATAGAGAAAATAGAGAAATTATTTTCTAAATCAAAAAATCGGTATTATTTGCTGACGTTAGTGGCCAAAAGGGCCTGTCAACTTAAAGAGGAAGGCGTTAGTAAAGCTCAATCAGAATCGGAACTAGCCAAGCCTACTATTATTTCTTTAACTGAATTGGCAGAGGACAAAATCCAATATCATGAAAAATGAAAAGGGAGGCTCGATGCTTGATGCTCGATGCTCGAGGATCGAGCATCGAGGATCGAGCATCGAGCATCGAGCATCGAGCATCAATGAGAAATGCAGCTATAATTGGAACCGGCCGACATCTTCCTGATAAGGTCTTAACCAACACTGAGTTGGAAAATATGGTGGAGACATCGGACGAGTGGATTAGGACTAGAAGCGGGATCAAGGAAAGACGGATAGCCGAGCCGGGAACATCCGCTTCTTCCCTGGGAGTTCCGGCAGCCAGGCGTGCCCTGAAGAAAGCCGGGGTAAGGCCGACTGATTTAGATCTCATTATTGTGTCGACTATGACCCCTGATATGCCTTTTCCGGCTACAGCCTGTCTTATTCAACGTGAACTGGGCGCCAAAAAGGCCATTGCCTTTGACCTCCAGGCAGCGTGTTCGGGTTTTCTCTATGGGCTGGAGGTGGGCAGACAATTTATTGCTACGGGGACATATCAATACGTTCTGGTCTGTGCCTCGGAAGTGATGTCATCTGTTATCGACTGGACAGATCGAAGCACCTGTGTGCTTTTTGGTGATGGAGCAGGGGCAGCCGTGCTGGCTCCTTGTGAGAGCGGTTATGGAATTTTAACCAGCCACCTTCACTCAGATGGCCGGGAGGCTGATCTGATCGAGATGCCCGGCGGAGGCTCCAGGAATCCGGCTACCCACGAAACCATTAATACAGGCTTGCATTATTTGAAAATGAAAGGAAATGAGGTCTTTAAGCTCGGGGTGAGACTGATGTCCATGTCTGTTCGCCATGTTTTAGCCGAAAGCGGTATTTCCGAAGACAACATCGATCTTCTGATCCCGCATCAGGCTAATATCCGCATTATCTTGGCTATGGCCGAGCGATTAAAAATCCCTTTGGAAAAGGTCTATATTAACTTATCCAGATATGGAAATACTTCGGCGGCCTCAATAGCGATAGCCTTAGATGAAGCCCTGGAAGAAAAAAGAATAGCCTCTAACGATGTGGTGGTCCTTTCTGCCGTTGGTGCTGGGCTTTCCTGGGGCGCTGCTTGTATCCGATGGCCGGCCTGAAGTTCGGATAGCGGATGGCAGAATTCGGGATTCGAATTGCAGAACGAGTAACCGTTCAGCCACAAAGCCACTGAGGCACAAAGAGAATAATGGAATAGCCCACGGATGACACGGATTTTGGCGGATTCTCACGGATTTTTTTAATAAATTTTTATCCGTGTCAATCCGTTTCATCCGTGCAATCCGTGTGCTATTATTTGTAATCTTTGTGCCTTAGTGGCTGAACGCTTACCAGAACAAAAAATCCGAAATCCGCTATCTACAATCCGCTATCAAGAGAGGCTTATTCTTACCCACAAATCGGGTAAAAGGATGGGGTAAATTCTTCGTGCCCTTCGTGTTCTTCGTGGTTTTTAAAAGATGTGGGTAAGGGTAAGATCAAGAGAGGAGGGGTTAGTAATGAGCAGATTTATTCAGTTCATCCTGGTTATGGGCGGCTTAGTCCTGATCACCTTTTTAATAGGCACAGGGTTCCAAGCCAGGGAT contains these protein-coding regions:
- the ileS gene encoding isoleucine--tRNA ligase is translated as MNYQDTLNLPKTDFLMRAKLPQREPEMVKSWEEKDIYALLREAGQGKPKYILHDGPPYANGDIHMGHALNKILKDIIVKYKSMFGFDSPYIPGWDCHGLPIEYKVMQILKDRKDLTQAEIRTECEKYARHYVDVQRDQFKRLGVFGDWDHPYLTLTPDYCATIIEAFGELVKRGHIYRGLKPVHWCSSCQTALAEAEVEYKDKSSPSIYVRFPLKEAVGGAEADVLIWTTTPWTLPANVAIALHPAFTYALVETDGRRLIIAEARVKPVMEEMGLKDYQIRQTMSGSELEGKEALHPFMKRDSRIILGEYVTMDQGSGCVHIAPGHGLDDYEAGLAYHLPIITPVDDKGCFTSEAGEFAGQEVFSANRAIIKRLTDDGYLLYATAIIHSYPHCWRCKRPIVFRATRQWFIDLEKNDLRAKALEETRRVKWIPVWGESRFYNTIRSRPDWCISRQRAWGVPIPAFHCSSCGNHLLLPETIEKIKEKVAQEGIEVWFSEDLTELIPPETSCSACGGQEFVQETDILDVWFESGVSHLAVFSPDSGLPWPADLYLEGSDQHRGWFQSSMLTSVGIGKSAPYRVVLTHGFMLDEKGKAMSKSEGNVISPEEIISRYGADVLRLWVASEDYREDVRLGEEILKRMIDAYRKIRNTCRFILGNLYDFDPDRDMVEIDSMLEIDRWILHRLANFIQQCQKAYEDFEFHRLYHALNNFCVVDLSSLYLDIIKDRLYTYPADSKGRRAAQTAMYEVLTGLTSLMAPVLSFTAEEVWQHLPPQKDRPASVHLSRMPSVKEKYVTEELAKRWEKIFKIREEVSRGMEEARRAGIIGNSLEARVTLSVPETEAELLAAYEKQLPAIFIVSQVELKAAEKIEVKVTKAEGVKCERCWNYSPTVGEDKQHPGLCARCLKVIITV
- a CDS encoding TraR/DksA C4-type zinc finger protein — its product is MEVRQHQKKLEEMRADLADKIRRLEKEEMRCSCRESTGDLSGYSQHMAETAAASFEQERRIGLISRETDILYEIDEALYRIRDGKFGICEGCGEEINSHRLEAVPYARFCIECQKKMESNRR
- the lspA gene encoding signal peptidase II codes for the protein MILHLVTIVIAGSVIILDQITKAIISTRLEPGKSIFILKDYVALSYVTNPGGAFGILGKWGGFFTVFSIGIIVLIIILLKGLPRSNHWLRVAFGLILGGAGGNLIDRLRIGEVIDFIDMGVGYWRWPAFNLADTCICLGVGMAAYHLYRAQSPEDS
- a CDS encoding YicC/YloC family endoribonuclease — its product is MANSMTGFGQGGNEYLFCEIRSLNHKFCEIGVKLPLQLNILEGKVRDYIKQKIARGRISVFIRTEPSLEIGKEVAVNLEVARAYLNASHQLSAALHLENDVKASYLLSMNDVVTTRKAEIDLDSIWEGLKDVIDTALALLLEMKAIEGKELQRDITERVEVMEKMTTAINDLAPEVVDEYREKLSQRLSVIMPDQALDETRLAMEVAIFADKSDITEEVVRLSSHLKQMKEVLTIKGPIGRQLEFLSQEVAREVNTISAKTSNLKITQLTLKMKNELEKVREQLQNVE
- the remA gene encoding extracellular matrix/biofilm regulator RemA, which produces MMKLINIGFGNVVAGSRVIAIVSPESAPIKRIKEEARDEGRLIDATYGRRTRAIIITDSNHVILSAVQPETMAQRLASD
- the gmk gene encoding guanylate kinase, yielding MTNLLLVISAPSGTGKTTICDRLVSSCPDLAYSISFTTRSPRAGEIEGKHYQFVSEEGFKTLIRQGEFVEWAMVHGNYYGTPRGPLEESLAKGKTLVMDIDVQGGIQIKEKYKESVLIFIIPPSLEELKLRLNRRKTEDKETITKRLRGAQEELKYASCYDYCLINHQIDETVNQLKAIIAAEKCRVKRMSFDVFWLLENNDYLGR
- the rpoZ gene encoding DNA-directed RNA polymerase subunit omega, translating into MDIEKIEKLFSKSKNRYYLLTLVAKRACQLKEEGVSKAQSESELAKPTIISLTELAEDKIQYHEK
- a CDS encoding beta-ketoacyl-ACP synthase III, translating into MRNAAIIGTGRHLPDKVLTNTELENMVETSDEWIRTRSGIKERRIAEPGTSASSLGVPAARRALKKAGVRPTDLDLIIVSTMTPDMPFPATACLIQRELGAKKAIAFDLQAACSGFLYGLEVGRQFIATGTYQYVLVCASEVMSSVIDWTDRSTCVLFGDGAGAAVLAPCESGYGILTSHLHSDGREADLIEMPGGGSRNPATHETINTGLHYLKMKGNEVFKLGVRLMSMSVRHVLAESGISEDNIDLLIPHQANIRIILAMAERLKIPLEKVYINLSRYGNTSAASIAIALDEALEEKRIASNDVVVLSAVGAGLSWGAACIRWPA